In Puntigrus tetrazona isolate hp1 chromosome 24, ASM1883169v1, whole genome shotgun sequence, a genomic segment contains:
- the bmi1a gene encoding polycomb complex protein BMI-1-A isoform X2, producing MELSESVMKGLQTLADPNVFDPKSFATFTEVALESLVSPRGESVLGHPELRHIDQTTLKHCHTAATTFILEGVKQNADKSTFSSCLEDVRFQNERVDTFYNSFQKHKKILESLLGLALLRKLILVAPWTNFRLFHPMTMHRTTRIKITELNPHLMCVLCGGYFIDATTIIECLHSFCKMCIVRYLETSKYCPICDVQVHKTKPLLNIRSDKTLQDIVYKLVPGLFKNEMKRRRDFYAEHPSVDAANGSNEDRGEVADEDKRIITDDEIISLSIEFFDQRAQQQGSTDERQKEEVNNKRYLQCPAAMTVMHLRKFLRSKMDIPPTFQIEVMYEDEPLKDYYTLMDIAYIYTWRRNGPLPLKYRVRPSCKKMKITHPQDGVNNTTRSESDSASDKASSPAGVPSTSSPLPSPSTLVQPSQPHFTHISNPVNGTTVTSPNRQFTFGNKVRKTALNGSSTSSG from the exons ATGGAGTTGTCGGAATCTGTGATGAAAGGGCTTCAAACCCTGGCCGATCCCAATGTGTTCGACCCGAAATCGTTCGCGACATTCACGGAGGTGGCATTGGAGAGTCTGGTCTCCCCTCGAGGCGAAAGCGTTCTCG GTCACCCAGAATTGAGGCACATCGACCAGACCACCTTGAAACACTGTCACACCGCGGCGACGACCTTCATCCTCGAAGGCGTTAAGCAAAACGCGGATAAATCAACTTTTAG CTCATGTCTCGAAGACGTCAGATTCCAGAATGAAAGAGTGGATACGTTTTATAATTCATTCCAG aaacacaaGAAAATTTTGGAATCTTTGTT AGGGCTGGCGCTTCTTCGGAAATTAATTTTAGTTGCACCATGGACCAACTTCAGG CTTTTCCATCCCATGACGATGCATCGTACAACTAGGATCAAGATTACGGAGCTCAATCCCCATTTGATGTGCGTCTTGTGCGGTGGATATTTCATAGATGCAACAACAATCATAGAATGCTTGCACTCAT TTTGTAAAATGTGCATCGTCCGCTACCTGGAAACCAGTAAATACTGCCCCATATGTGATGTACAGGTCCACAAAACGAAGCCACTCCTCAATATTCG GTCTGATAAAACTCTACAGGACATTGTCTACAAACTCGTCCCTGGTCTTTTCAAAA atGAAATGAAGCGTAGGAGAGATTTTTATGCTGAACACCCATCtgttgatg ctgCAAATGGATCAAATGAGGATCGAGGGGAAGTCGCTGATGAAGACAAGCGAATCATCACAGATGATGAAATTATCAGTCTGTCAATTGAGTTTTTTGATCAAAG GGCCCAGCAGCAAGGCAGCACAGATGAAAGGCAAAAAGAAGAG gttaataataaaagatactTACAGTGCCCTGCTGCAATGACTGTGATGCATTTGAGGAAATTTCTGAGAAGCAAAATGGATATACCTCCTACTTTTCAG ATTGAAGTCATGTATGAGGACGAGCCTTTGAAAGATTACTACACGTTAATGGACATTGCCTACATCTACACTTGGAGAAGA AACGGACCGCTGCCTCTGAAATACCGCGTGCGGCCcagctgtaaaaaaatgaagataacCCATCCACAAGATGGCGTGAACAATACAACCCGCTCTGAAAGCGACTCGGCCAGCGACAAGGCCAGCAGTCCCGCCGGAGTTCCATCCACTTCTTCGCCACTACCGAGTCCAAGCACACTGGTTCAGCCTTCACAACCTCATTTCACCCACATTTCCAATCCTGTTAACGGCACGACGGTGACGAGCCCGAACCGACAGTTCACCTTTGGCAACAAAGTGCGAAAGACGGCGCTGAACGGATCTTCCACGTCGTCGGGATGA
- the bmi1a gene encoding polycomb complex protein BMI-1-A isoform X1 has protein sequence MTMHRTTRIKITELNPHLMCVLCGGYFIDATTIIECLHSFCKMCIVRYLETSKYCPICDVQVHKTKPLLNIRSDKTLQDIVYKLVPGLFKNEMKRRRDFYAEHPSVDAANGSNEDRGEVADEDKRIITDDEIISLSIEFFDQRAQQQGSTDERQKEEVNNKRYLQCPAAMTVMHLRKFLRSKMDIPPTFQIEVMYEDEPLKDYYTLMDIAYIYTWRRNGPLPLKYRVRPSCKKMKITHPQDGVNNTTRSESDSASDKASSPAGVPSTSSPLPSPSTLVQPSQPHFTHISNPVNGTTVTSPNRQFTFGNKVRKTALNGSSTSSG, from the exons ATGACGATGCATCGTACAACTAGGATCAAGATTACGGAGCTCAATCCCCATTTGATGTGCGTCTTGTGCGGTGGATATTTCATAGATGCAACAACAATCATAGAATGCTTGCACTCAT TTTGTAAAATGTGCATCGTCCGCTACCTGGAAACCAGTAAATACTGCCCCATATGTGATGTACAGGTCCACAAAACGAAGCCACTCCTCAATATTCG GTCTGATAAAACTCTACAGGACATTGTCTACAAACTCGTCCCTGGTCTTTTCAAAA atGAAATGAAGCGTAGGAGAGATTTTTATGCTGAACACCCATCtgttgatg ctgCAAATGGATCAAATGAGGATCGAGGGGAAGTCGCTGATGAAGACAAGCGAATCATCACAGATGATGAAATTATCAGTCTGTCAATTGAGTTTTTTGATCAAAG GGCCCAGCAGCAAGGCAGCACAGATGAAAGGCAAAAAGAAGAG gttaataataaaagatactTACAGTGCCCTGCTGCAATGACTGTGATGCATTTGAGGAAATTTCTGAGAAGCAAAATGGATATACCTCCTACTTTTCAG ATTGAAGTCATGTATGAGGACGAGCCTTTGAAAGATTACTACACGTTAATGGACATTGCCTACATCTACACTTGGAGAAGA AACGGACCGCTGCCTCTGAAATACCGCGTGCGGCCcagctgtaaaaaaatgaagataacCCATCCACAAGATGGCGTGAACAATACAACCCGCTCTGAAAGCGACTCGGCCAGCGACAAGGCCAGCAGTCCCGCCGGAGTTCCATCCACTTCTTCGCCACTACCGAGTCCAAGCACACTGGTTCAGCCTTCACAACCTCATTTCACCCACATTTCCAATCCTGTTAACGGCACGACGGTGACGAGCCCGAACCGACAGTTCACCTTTGGCAACAAAGTGCGAAAGACGGCGCTGAACGGATCTTCCACGTCGTCGGGATGA